A region from the Campylobacter subantarcticus LMG 24377 genome encodes:
- a CDS encoding capsular polysaccharide export system, ATP-binding protein gives MIKLVNLTKSFPLRNGDRHYVFRNLNFEFPENCSIGLMGRNGAGKSTLMKLLSGSLLPDRGKIITNKKLSWPLGLAGAFQHRLSARDNVRFVARVYGYKGKALEEKIKFVEDFAELGKFFDEPMNTYSAGMSARISFGLSMAFDFDYYLIDEAGAVGDPKFREKSTKIYKEKLSQSKVIMVSHNVAEIKQWCDKIIFMQDGQATIYDDVDEGIAVYQGKINAKK, from the coding sequence ATGATAAAATTAGTTAATTTAACCAAATCTTTTCCTTTGCGTAATGGTGATAGGCATTATGTTTTTAGAAATTTAAATTTTGAATTTCCTGAAAACTGTAGTATAGGCTTGATGGGACGTAATGGTGCTGGAAAATCCACCTTAATGAAGCTTTTAAGTGGTTCATTGCTTCCTGATAGAGGTAAGATTATAACTAATAAAAAACTATCTTGGCCTTTAGGTTTAGCAGGAGCTTTTCAGCACAGACTCTCAGCAAGAGACAATGTTCGTTTTGTTGCAAGGGTATATGGCTATAAAGGAAAAGCTTTAGAAGAAAAGATTAAATTTGTAGAAGACTTTGCTGAGCTTGGTAAATTTTTTGATGAGCCTATGAATACTTACTCAGCAGGTATGAGCGCTAGGATTTCTTTTGGTTTAAGTATGGCGTTTGATTTTGATTATTATTTAATCGATGAAGCAGGTGCGGTGGGAGATCCTAAATTTAGAGAAAAAAGCACTAAGATTTATAAAGAAAAACTAAGCCAATCAAAAGTTATCATGGTTTCACATAATGTAGCTGAAATTAAACAATGGTGTGATAAAATTATATTCATGCAAGATGGACAAGCTACGATATATGATGATGTAGATGAAGGTATAGCAGTGTATCAAGGAAAAATAAATGCAAAAAAATGA
- a CDS encoding ferritin-like domain-containing protein has protein sequence MARNFFNDLEKILYQKDIFQKIQDFKNFYDDFKVNKCDFDHTHKAIICENSQVKILHPMKIRRPKEASSILSLAKILHSVAHIEYSAINLALDASYRFKNLPLKFYQDWLEVADEEIKHFLLLKNALNELGFKYGDFHAHDNLEKALFLTKDNLAHRMGIVHRGLEAKGLDANPFVLEKLNTANHPIKSLFNEIFTIILNDEIKHVNKGDFWWNYAKKEHDNYLDLCAKYKEFNLLGKIYNKKARIQAGFKESELQELESFYNKK, from the coding sequence ATGGCGAGAAATTTTTTTAATGATTTGGAAAAAATTTTATATCAAAAAGATATTTTTCAAAAAATCCAAGATTTTAAAAATTTCTACGATGACTTCAAAGTAAATAAGTGCGATTTTGACCATACCCATAAAGCCATCATTTGTGAAAATTCACAAGTTAAAATCCTTCATCCTATGAAAATCAGGCGTCCAAAAGAAGCAAGTAGCATTCTATCTTTAGCCAAAATCTTACATTCAGTTGCACATATAGAATATAGTGCTATAAATTTGGCTTTAGATGCTAGTTATAGATTTAAAAACTTGCCATTGAAATTTTATCAAGACTGGCTTGAAGTAGCTGATGAGGAAATCAAGCATTTTTTACTTTTAAAAAATGCTTTAAATGAATTAGGTTTTAAATATGGAGATTTTCATGCGCACGATAATCTTGAAAAAGCACTATTTTTAACCAAAGATAATCTTGCTCACAGAATGGGCATAGTTCACAGAGGGCTTGAAGCAAAAGGGCTTGATGCTAATCCTTTTGTATTAGAAAAATTAAACACCGCAAATCATCCTATAAAAAGTCTATTTAATGAAATTTTTACAATCATACTAAATGATGAGATAAAACACGTAAACAAAGGTGATTTTTGGTGGAATTACGCTAAAAAAGAACACGATAACTACCTTGATCTTTGCGCTAAATATAAAGAATTCAATCTTTTAGGAAAAATCTACAACAAAAAAGCTAGAATTCAAGCTGGATTTAAAGAGAGTGAGCTTCAAGAGTTAGAAAGTTTTTATAACAAAAAATAA
- the tenA gene encoding thiaminase II yields MLLDKLIKENKKTWEQYIHHEFVKKLQNGTLEKDVFLFYLKQDYIFLNNYAKCYALLALNANNAKEIQFAIKNQNYTLEGELELHRSILKLGIDVEKLDYKDESLTNIAYTRYLLSVGQNGDYLDMLCALSACAIGYAYIGEEIYKGLNEKSLENHPYKEWILTYAGKEFQDEIKEFKDFFNSYANSISEEKFKKLNEIFYTTVRLEVAFWQHSLEQKMEI; encoded by the coding sequence ATGCTTTTAGATAAACTTATAAAAGAAAATAAAAAAACTTGGGAACAATACATCCATCATGAATTTGTAAAAAAACTTCAAAATGGCACTTTAGAAAAAGATGTATTTTTGTTTTATCTTAAACAAGATTATATCTTTTTAAATAATTACGCAAAATGCTATGCTTTGCTTGCTTTAAATGCAAACAATGCTAAAGAAATTCAATTTGCCATTAAAAATCAAAACTACACTTTAGAAGGAGAATTAGAGCTTCATAGAAGTATTTTAAAGCTAGGTATTGATGTAGAAAAACTTGACTATAAAGATGAAAGTTTAACTAATATTGCTTATACAAGATATTTGCTAAGTGTGGGGCAAAATGGAGATTATTTAGATATGCTATGTGCTTTGAGTGCTTGTGCTATAGGCTATGCATATATAGGAGAAGAAATTTATAAAGGACTTAATGAAAAAAGCTTAGAAAATCATCCTTACAAAGAGTGGATTTTAACCTATGCGGGTAAAGAATTTCAAGATGAAATTAAAGAATTTAAAGACTTTTTTAATTCTTATGCAAATAGCATTAGTGAAGAAAAATTTAAAAAATTAAACGAAATTTTTTACACCACAGTAAGACTTGAAGTAGCTTTTTGGCAACACTCTTTAGAGCAAAAAATGGAAATTTAA
- a CDS encoding capsular polysaccharide export system, periplasmic protein, which yields MKKLFLFLILPLFLFSAVDVSQIAKIQSQNQSMDPQIINYDYNQSDINQTTAKVFGAHLFNGNFTKFTQHVYNPDYKLAVGDRINVKIWGAVEFIQTLTVDSQGNIFIPKVGAINLLGVKNSALVQVITKAINKIYKSNVYVYADMDIYQNVSVFVTGNVNQPGLYQGLSSDSIIQYLDKARGINLEYGSFRDIQILRDNKVIKKVDLYDFLLKGQMDLFPFRMGDVILVGSVQKYVFVEGDVQKPFRFELSNDILNLEDIARVAGAKPIVTNAVVKSYREDHKLHVQAYSKKQFLGVGLHNGDEIEFRPDYTAQNISISIEGEHNGLHSVVIRKGTTLAELAKMITVNDQSNINALQVFRKSVAATQKQLIEAQLKELETLALTSSSVNAEQASIRATQAKTILEFIARAKQAQPKGQIVIDNVKAYNSIVLEEGDVVNVPSKNNLVLVQGEVSIPGAFVYMDKEKLRYYINLAGGFSDRADISRVLVINANGKATKYSGRSSADIKAGDSILVLPKVDSQNLQIFSMLTQILYQIAIATNVVLNI from the coding sequence ATGAAAAAGTTATTTTTATTTTTAATTTTACCTTTGTTTTTATTTTCTGCGGTAGATGTTTCTCAAATCGCAAAAATTCAAAGTCAAAACCAAAGTATGGATCCACAAATAATAAATTATGATTACAATCAAAGCGATATAAATCAAACCACAGCTAAGGTTTTTGGTGCACATTTATTTAATGGAAACTTTACTAAATTTACCCAACACGTTTATAACCCTGATTATAAACTAGCAGTAGGTGATAGGATTAATGTAAAAATTTGGGGTGCGGTAGAGTTTATACAAACATTAACGGTAGATTCTCAAGGTAATATCTTTATACCTAAAGTTGGCGCGATCAATCTTTTAGGCGTGAAAAATAGTGCTTTGGTGCAAGTTATCACAAAAGCGATTAATAAAATTTACAAAAGCAATGTCTATGTATATGCAGATATGGATATTTATCAAAATGTTTCAGTATTTGTCACAGGAAATGTGAATCAACCAGGACTTTATCAAGGATTGAGTTCAGATTCTATCATACAGTATTTAGATAAAGCACGCGGGATTAATTTGGAATATGGCAGTTTTAGAGATATTCAAATTTTAAGAGATAATAAAGTCATTAAAAAAGTAGATTTGTATGATTTTTTACTTAAAGGTCAGATGGATTTATTTCCTTTTAGAATGGGAGATGTGATTTTAGTAGGTAGTGTGCAAAAATATGTATTTGTAGAAGGAGATGTGCAAAAGCCTTTTAGGTTTGAACTTAGTAATGATATTTTAAATTTAGAAGATATAGCTAGAGTCGCAGGTGCTAAGCCTATAGTTACTAACGCAGTAGTAAAAAGCTATAGAGAAGATCACAAGCTTCATGTGCAAGCTTATAGTAAAAAACAGTTTTTAGGTGTAGGTTTGCATAATGGCGATGAGATAGAATTTAGACCTGACTATACAGCGCAAAACATTAGCATTAGTATAGAAGGTGAGCATAATGGTTTGCATTCGGTGGTGATAAGAAAAGGCACAACCTTAGCAGAGCTTGCTAAAATGATTACGGTTAATGATCAATCAAACATCAATGCCTTACAAGTTTTTAGAAAAAGTGTAGCAGCCACACAAAAACAGCTAATAGAAGCTCAACTCAAAGAACTTGAAACACTAGCTTTAACTAGTTCTTCAGTTAATGCTGAGCAAGCTAGCATTAGAGCTACACAAGCTAAGACTATTTTAGAATTTATCGCACGTGCAAAGCAAGCTCAGCCAAAAGGACAGATTGTTATTGATAATGTTAAAGCGTATAATTCTATAGTATTAGAAGAAGGTGATGTGGTGAATGTACCTAGTAAAAATAATCTTGTTTTGGTCCAAGGTGAAGTTTCTATACCAGGTGCATTTGTATATATGGATAAAGAAAAATTAAGATATTATATTAACCTAGCGGGTGGCTTTAGCGATAGAGCTGATATATCAAGAGTTTTGGTGATTAATGCTAATGGTAAAGCAACTAAATACAGTGGTAGAAGCTCAGCAGATATCAAAGCAGGAGATTCGATTTTAGTTTTACCAAAAGTAGACAGTCAAAATTTACAAATTTTTAGCATGTTAACACAAATTTTATATCAAATTGCGATTGCAACTAATGTAGTGTTAAATATATAG
- the acpP gene encoding acyl carrier protein, producing MAIFDDVKKVVVEQLSVDEDAVKMESKIIEDLGADSLDVVELVMALEEKFDVEIPDSDAEKLVKIEDVVNYIENLQK from the coding sequence ATGGCAATTTTTGATGATGTAAAAAAAGTAGTTGTTGAGCAACTTAGTGTTGATGAAGATGCAGTTAAAATGGAATCTAAAATCATTGAAGACTTAGGTGCGGATTCTTTAGATGTTGTTGAATTAGTTATGGCTTTAGAAGAAAAATTTGATGTAGAAATTCCAGACAGTGATGCTGAAAAACTAGTAAAAATCGAAGACGTGGTTAATTATATAGAAAATCTTCAAAAATAA
- a CDS encoding FeoB small GTPase domain-containing protein translates to MRQSTIALVGQPNVCKSLLINALCKANMKVGNFSGVAVKKAEARVF, encoded by the coding sequence ATGAGACAAAGTACCATTGCTTTAGTAGGTCAACCTAATGTGTGTAAGAGTTTATTGATTAATGCGCTATGTAAAGCCAATATGAAAGTAGGTAATTTTAGTGGAGTAGCAGTAAAAAAAGCTGAAGCTAGAGTGTTTTAA
- a CDS encoding adenylyltransferase/cytidyltransferase family protein codes for MITVITFGTFDLFHYGHLRILERASELGDRLIVGVSSDMLNFAKKGRKPICSEYERMKIISALKCVDGVFLEESLELKEEYIKKYQANILVMGDDWRGKFDCFDKICDVVYLERTPSISTTEIIEMIKT; via the coding sequence ATGATCACGGTTATAACATTTGGAACTTTTGATTTGTTTCACTATGGACATTTAAGAATTTTAGAAAGGGCAAGTGAGTTGGGTGATAGACTTATTGTAGGAGTTTCTTCAGATATGTTGAATTTTGCAAAAAAGGGACGAAAGCCTATTTGTAGTGAATACGAGAGAATGAAAATTATTTCAGCGTTAAAATGCGTTGATGGAGTTTTTTTAGAGGAGTCCTTAGAGCTTAAAGAAGAATATATTAAAAAATATCAAGCTAATATTTTGGTTATGGGAGATGATTGGAGGGGAAAATTTGATTGTTTTGATAAAATATGTGATGTTGTGTATTTAGAAAGAACACCTAGTATTTCTACTACTGAAATTATAGAAATGATTAAGACATGA
- a CDS encoding KpsF/GutQ family sugar-phosphate isomerase produces the protein MSQIDAIKIAKEVFQIESKTILDLCDTLNEEFSKAVELILSIKGRCVVSGMGKSGHVGAKIAATLASTGTPSFFMHPGEALHGDLGMIASEDVLLAISNSGETEEVLKLIPVIKKRKIPLIVMAGDQNSTLAKQADVFINIAVKKEACPLQLAPTSSTTATLAMGDAIAVILMKARNFKPDDFALFHPGGSLGRKLLTKVSDLMVSSNLPIVSPNSEFNELVDVMTSGKLGLCIVVENEKLVGIITDGDLRRALRANDKPRFDFKAKEIMSESPKTIEASAMASEAEELMLKHKIKEIVVTQNEKITGIIQLYAIGSV, from the coding sequence ATGAGTCAAATAGATGCGATTAAAATAGCTAAAGAAGTTTTTCAAATCGAATCAAAAACGATTTTAGATTTATGCGACACCTTAAACGAGGAATTTAGTAAAGCGGTTGAGTTGATTTTGTCTATTAAAGGCAGGTGTGTTGTGAGTGGTATGGGTAAGTCAGGTCATGTAGGAGCTAAGATAGCTGCAACTTTAGCTAGTACAGGCACTCCGAGTTTTTTTATGCATCCGGGTGAAGCATTGCATGGAGATCTTGGAATGATCGCGAGTGAAGATGTGCTTTTGGCTATTTCAAATTCAGGAGAAACCGAAGAGGTTTTAAAACTCATTCCAGTGATCAAAAAAAGAAAAATTCCTTTGATTGTCATGGCAGGAGATCAAAACTCTACCTTAGCAAAACAAGCTGATGTTTTTATCAATATCGCAGTAAAAAAAGAGGCATGTCCACTTCAGCTTGCTCCAACTTCATCTACCACCGCTACTTTGGCAATGGGCGATGCTATAGCAGTGATTTTAATGAAAGCAAGAAATTTCAAACCCGATGATTTTGCGCTATTTCACCCAGGAGGAAGCTTAGGTAGAAAGCTTTTAACCAAAGTAAGTGATTTGATGGTATCAAGCAACCTGCCTATAGTCAGCCCTAATAGTGAATTTAATGAATTAGTTGATGTGATGACTAGTGGCAAATTGGGACTTTGTATAGTTGTTGAAAATGAAAAATTAGTTGGGATTATCACAGATGGAGATTTAAGAAGAGCATTAAGGGCAAATGATAAGCCAAGATTTGACTTTAAAGCCAAAGAAATCATGAGTGAGAGTCCAAAAACCATAGAAGCAAGCGCTATGGCAAGCGAAGCAGAAGAGTTGATGTTAAAACATAAGATCAAAGAAATTGTTGTTACGCAAAATGAAAAAATAACAGGCATTATACAACTTTATGCAATAGGAAGTGTGTGA
- a CDS encoding capsular polysaccharide export system, inner membrane protein has protein sequence MQKNELLKKLKNLEILYSFKLVLILIALVVFYYVFIAANRYVSESVLSVKSTTGDSGAITGIAALLTNNSFSSDDINYLKSYIHSLDMLNILEEKIQIRELYQKQKLDFFYSIAPNADQEEFLKYYQNRVKIVQENSANGLLRVEVEGFDPQSAHLIASTIVKESEKFINEISHKAARDQMQFAEEELLQFKKRYQKSKDALLAFQNKYGVFDPLKQAEGTLKLIAELESRIAAKEAELLMMQSYINDNAPQIVTIKSEIDALKKQLQKEKSKVSSPKSSQKLNDLAAKFQDLTIEAGFAESAYTAALKAYESARIEALRKIKQVVIVQSPSLPQSAKYPEALYNILTAFMILSLIFGIVKFVKMIIEEHRY, from the coding sequence ATGCAAAAAAATGAGTTGTTGAAAAAACTTAAAAATTTAGAAATATTATATTCTTTTAAATTAGTATTAATTTTAATCGCACTAGTGGTATTTTACTATGTCTTTATAGCAGCTAATCGTTATGTAAGCGAAAGTGTGCTAAGTGTAAAATCAACCACAGGCGATAGTGGTGCTATCACTGGTATAGCAGCGCTCTTGACCAATAATTCTTTTTCAAGTGATGATATTAATTATCTAAAATCTTATATTCATTCTTTAGATATGTTAAATATTTTAGAAGAGAAAATTCAAATTCGTGAACTTTATCAAAAACAAAAACTTGATTTTTTTTATAGCATTGCACCAAATGCAGATCAAGAAGAATTTTTAAAGTACTATCAAAACCGTGTTAAGATTGTCCAAGAAAACTCAGCTAATGGACTTTTGCGTGTGGAAGTGGAAGGCTTTGACCCACAAAGTGCTCATTTAATCGCTTCAACTATAGTAAAAGAAAGTGAAAAATTTATTAATGAAATTTCTCATAAAGCAGCAAGAGATCAAATGCAATTTGCTGAAGAAGAGCTTTTGCAGTTTAAAAAAAGATACCAAAAATCTAAAGATGCACTTTTGGCCTTTCAAAATAAATATGGAGTATTTGATCCACTCAAACAAGCAGAAGGCACTTTAAAACTCATAGCCGAGCTTGAATCAAGAATAGCCGCAAAAGAAGCAGAACTTTTGATGATGCAAAGTTATATTAATGATAATGCACCGCAAATTGTGACAATCAAAAGTGAAATAGATGCATTAAAAAAACAACTTCAAAAAGAAAAATCCAAAGTTTCTTCACCAAAATCTTCTCAAAAGCTTAATGATCTTGCAGCTAAATTCCAAGATCTAACTATAGAAGCAGGCTTTGCAGAGAGTGCTTACACTGCTGCATTAAAAGCTTATGAGAGTGCTAGGATAGAGGCTTTAAGAAAGATCAAACAAGTTGTGATTGTACAAAGTCCAAGTTTACCACAAAGTGCAAAATACCCAGAAGCTTTGTATAATATACTTACGGCTTTTATGATTTTGTCTTTGATATTTGGAATTGTAAAATTTGTTAAAATGATTATAGAGGAGCATAGATACTAA
- a CDS encoding FeoB small GTPase domain-containing protein: MKLIDLLGTYALDGYSEEEEITKEFFKKSI; the protein is encoded by the coding sequence ATGAAATTGATTGATTTGCTAGGAACTTATGCTTTAGATGGCTATAGCGAAGAGGAAGAAATCACAAAAGAATTTTTCAAAAAGTCGATATGA
- a CDS encoding beta-ketoacyl-ACP synthase II produces MKRVVVTGIGMINALGLDKDNSFKAICDGKSGVDKITLFDTTDFPVQIAAEVKNFDPLSVCDAKEVKKIDRFIQLGIKAAKEAMEDAKFDETLNKEEFGVVSAAGIGGLPNIEKNSVTCAQRGPRKITPFFIPSALVNMLGGIISIEHGLQGPNISCVTACAAGTHAIGEAYKSIALGNADKMLVVGAEAAICAVGIGGFAAMKALSTRNDDPAKASRPFDKERDGFVMGEGAGALVFEEYEAAKKRGAKIYAELVGFGESADAHHITSPTLEGPLRAMKKALKMAGNPKVDYINAHGTSTPVNDKNETAAIKELFKDQIPLVSSTKGQTGHCLGAAGAIEAVISLMALDQGVLPPTINQIVADENCDLDYIPNIARKSEVNVVMSNSFGFGGTNGCVIFKKVD; encoded by the coding sequence TTGAAACGCGTTGTAGTAACAGGTATAGGAATGATCAATGCTCTTGGCCTAGATAAAGATAACTCATTTAAAGCAATTTGTGATGGTAAAAGTGGCGTTGATAAAATCACTCTTTTTGATACCACTGATTTTCCGGTGCAAATTGCTGCTGAAGTGAAAAATTTTGATCCTTTAAGTGTTTGTGATGCTAAAGAGGTTAAAAAGATAGATCGTTTTATACAACTTGGTATTAAAGCAGCAAAAGAAGCTATGGAAGATGCTAAATTTGATGAAACTTTAAACAAAGAAGAATTTGGTGTAGTTTCAGCAGCTGGTATAGGTGGTTTACCAAATATAGAAAAAAATTCTGTTACTTGCGCACAGCGTGGACCACGCAAAATTACTCCTTTTTTCATACCATCAGCTTTAGTTAACATGCTTGGTGGGATTATTTCAATCGAGCATGGATTACAAGGACCAAATATCTCATGCGTGACTGCTTGTGCAGCAGGAACTCATGCTATAGGCGAAGCTTATAAAAGCATAGCTTTAGGCAATGCAGATAAAATGCTTGTAGTAGGTGCTGAAGCAGCTATTTGTGCTGTGGGTATTGGCGGGTTTGCTGCTATGAAAGCTCTTTCTACTAGAAATGATGATCCAGCTAAAGCTTCAAGACCATTTGACAAAGAAAGAGATGGTTTTGTGATGGGTGAGGGTGCTGGTGCTTTAGTGTTTGAAGAATATGAAGCTGCTAAAAAGCGTGGAGCTAAAATTTATGCTGAGTTAGTAGGTTTTGGCGAAAGTGCAGATGCACATCATATCACTTCGCCTACTTTAGAAGGGCCATTGCGTGCTATGAAAAAAGCTTTAAAAATGGCAGGAAATCCAAAAGTAGATTATATTAATGCACACGGAACTTCTACTCCGGTAAATGATAAAAATGAAACAGCAGCTATTAAAGAGCTTTTCAAAGATCAAATTCCTTTAGTTAGTTCTACAAAAGGTCAAACAGGCCATTGTTTGGGTGCTGCTGGTGCTATTGAGGCTGTTATTTCTTTAATGGCACTTGATCAAGGTGTATTGCCACCAACTATCAATCAAATCGTAGCAGATGAAAACTGTGATCTTGATTATATACCAAATATTGCAAGAAAAAGCGAAGTTAATGTAGTAATGAGCAATTCTTTCGGTTTTGGTGGAACAAATGGTTGTGTGATTTTCAAAAAAGTAGATTAA
- a CDS encoding capsular polysaccharide export system, inner membrane protein yields the protein MLNVIHALFFRELKTRFGINKYLGYFWVIGEPMMVVLVITSIITLIREFHHQIMPEGVSIFLFLAVGIIPFFMFRSIITQLLSGISSNLTLFAYKPVRPIHVFVARTMLEFCIYFTIFICVMFLAGWFLHMQVIPKHFLEVLFSIFLLVMFGFALGICFAIAGHFAEPLKMALNYLNIVLYWTALVVFPIWIVPKPILDILYYNPLLHIMELLKYNFFRNYPLLDDYNYYYPIVCLSVVLFLGLFFYYFTREKLIAVR from the coding sequence ATGTTAAATGTCATTCATGCTCTTTTTTTTAGAGAGTTAAAGACAAGATTTGGTATCAATAAATATCTAGGCTATTTTTGGGTGATTGGTGAACCTATGATGGTAGTTTTAGTAATTACTTCTATAATTACGCTTATTAGAGAATTTCATCATCAAATCATGCCCGAAGGTGTTTCTATTTTTTTATTTTTAGCAGTAGGCATTATACCTTTTTTTATGTTTAGAAGTATTATTACCCAACTTTTAAGTGGTATTAGTTCTAATTTGACTTTATTTGCGTATAAACCTGTTCGTCCCATACATGTGTTTGTTGCTAGAACCATGCTTGAGTTTTGTATTTATTTTACTATTTTTATTTGTGTAATGTTTTTAGCAGGTTGGTTTTTACATATGCAAGTGATACCTAAGCATTTTCTAGAAGTGTTATTTTCGATTTTTTTGCTTGTAATGTTTGGTTTTGCTTTAGGGATTTGTTTTGCTATAGCAGGGCATTTTGCAGAACCTTTAAAAATGGCATTAAATTATTTAAATATAGTGCTATACTGGACAGCCTTGGTGGTATTTCCTATATGGATAGTTCCAAAACCTATTTTAGATATTTTGTATTATAATCCACTTTTGCATATTATGGAGCTTTTAAAATATAATTTTTTTCGAAATTACCCTTTGCTTGATGATTATAATTACTATTATCCTATTGTATGTTTGAGTGTAGTTTTGTTTTTAGGCTTGTTTTTTTATTATTTTACTAGAGAAAAGCTGATAGCAGTGCGATGA
- a CDS encoding acetyl-CoA carboxylase carboxyltransferase subunit alpha, which yields MASYLDFEKNIQQIDEDLTNAKIKGDDEAVKILEKNLEKETQKVYKNLSDYQRLQLARHPDRPYALDYIQAILSDAYEIHGDRAFRDDPAIVCYAGYIGGKKIIVIGEQKGRGTKDKLHRNFGMPHPEGYRKALRVAKMAEKFDIPVLFLVDTPGAYPGVGAEERGQSEAIARNLYELSALKTITIAVVIGEGGSGGALAIGVADKLAMMKNSVFSVISPEGCAAILWNDPSKSEAATKAMKVTADDLKTQGLIDDVIEEPMSGAHRDKENAIKNLSDYVLNALNELEKHDKRELAALRMQKIFKFGAFSE from the coding sequence ATGGCTTCTTATTTAGATTTTGAAAAAAATATTCAGCAAATTGATGAAGATTTAACAAATGCTAAAATCAAAGGTGATGATGAAGCAGTAAAAATTTTAGAAAAAAATCTTGAAAAAGAAACTCAAAAAGTTTATAAAAATTTAAGTGATTATCAGCGCTTACAGCTTGCAAGACATCCTGATCGTCCTTATGCACTTGATTATATTCAAGCTATATTAAGTGATGCTTATGAAATTCATGGTGATCGTGCTTTTAGGGATGATCCTGCTATTGTGTGTTATGCAGGTTATATAGGTGGGAAAAAAATTATTGTTATAGGTGAACAAAAAGGTAGGGGTACTAAAGATAAGCTTCATAGAAATTTTGGTATGCCTCATCCTGAAGGTTATAGAAAAGCTCTTAGAGTAGCAAAAATGGCTGAAAAATTTGACATACCAGTGTTATTTTTGGTGGATACTCCGGGTGCTTACCCAGGTGTGGGTGCTGAAGAACGTGGTCAAAGTGAAGCTATAGCTAGAAATTTATATGAATTAAGTGCTCTTAAAACAATCACTATAGCAGTGGTTATAGGTGAAGGTGGAAGTGGTGGTGCTTTGGCTATAGGTGTTGCAGATAAATTAGCTATGATGAAAAATTCAGTTTTTTCTGTGATTTCACCTGAGGGTTGTGCGGCTATTTTATGGAATGATCCATCAAAAAGTGAAGCTGCTACTAAAGCAATGAAAGTAACTGCTGATGATTTAAAAACTCAAGGTTTAATAGATGATGTCATCGAAGAGCCAATGAGTGGAGCTCATAGAGATAAAGAAAATGCGATTAAAAATTTAAGTGATTATGTGTTAAATGCTTTAAATGAGTTGGAAAAACATGACAAACGCGAATTAGCTGCATTAAGAATGCAAAAAATCTTTAAATTTGGAGCTTTTTCTGAATGA